From Amyelois transitella isolate CPQ chromosome 4, ilAmyTran1.1, whole genome shotgun sequence, one genomic window encodes:
- the LOC106132927 gene encoding CDGSH iron-sulfur domain-containing protein 3, mitochondrial yields the protein MFYKLRISPFIKNIQLANYVTKPPKPEIPKNPLASVYSASSQKENGIVYDKKPFKMVLEAGKTYHWCLCGRSKSQPLCDGTHKSIYLKITQRPIRFTVEKTKDYWLCNCKQTKNRPFCDGAHKMKEIQEAGTVRV from the exons ATGTTTTATAAGCTGCGAATTTCTccttttatcaaaaacatACAATTA GCGAACTACGTGACCAAACCTCCCAAACCAGAGATACCAAAAAATCCGTTGGCCTCAGTGTATTCTGCTTCATCGCAAAAGGAAAATGGGATTGTTTACGACAAAAAGCCCTTCAAAATGGTCTTGGAAGCTGGCAAAACATACCACTGGTGCCTTTGTGGCCGCTCAAAATCACAGCCGCTTTGTGATGGCACAcataaaagtatatatttaaaaataacacaaag GCCCATAAGGTTCACTGTAGAAAAAACAAAGGATTACTGGCTATGCAACTGTAAGCAGACAAAAAACCGGCCCTTCTGTGACGGAGCACACAAGATGAAGGAGATACAGGAGGCCGGCACCGTCAGAGTCTAG